One Oryza sativa Japonica Group chromosome 8, ASM3414082v1 DNA window includes the following coding sequences:
- the LOC4345577 gene encoding DEAD-box ATP-dependent RNA helicase 29, whose translation MARLNPSKPSSRGGKPRSSSADAMAEHKPLPGRPKREGEGASKRKAKSGGFESMGLCEEVYRGVRHKGYRVPTPIQRKAMPLILAGHDIAAMARTGSGKTAAFLVPMIQRLRRHDAGAGIRALILSPTRDLATQTLKFAQQLGKFTDLKISLIVGGDSMESQFEELAENPDIIIATPGRLVHHLAEVEDLNLRTVEYVVFDEADSLFSLGLIQQLHDILHKLSDTRQTLLFSATLPQALADFAKAGLRDPQIVRLDLDKKISPDLKLAFFTLRQEEKLAALLYLVRERISSEEQTIIFVSTKHHVEFLNILFREEGLEPSLSYGAMDQEARNIHISKFRARKTMILIVTDVAARGLDIPLLDNVVNWDFPAKPKLFVHRVGRVARQGRSGTAYTFVTSEDMAYLLDLHLFLSKPLRPAPTEEELLKDMEGMNLKIDRALANGETVYGRFPQTIIDLVSDGIKEVINGCTDLIALEKPCTNAFHLYLKTRPMPSTESIRRVKDLPREGLHPIFRDVLGSDELSALAFSERLKSFRPKQTILEAEGEAARGSNQWLDVMKKKREVHEGIINLVHQKNNVDHEPKEELVENISNWERKDVCGNKRKLQSFRDEEYYISSVPQNQHLEAGLSVRANEGFVENRLDAAVLDLVDDETSGMQAQKTRYHWKKNKFVKLNSGDRVTATGKIKTESGAKLKPTKTGIYKKWQQKTHRSIDTGRKFGGFAEEGASTTGSHQRGNRKHTAVGRGRRYIPNADVPSEIRNPEQIQKSRQQKAMDIARMKNRSTKESKFQKFQKNNRRHDGPLKDGKFQKNRRPDGNGKNRRPDGNGKGRGKGKGNANGFGKGKGKMKGKGTR comes from the exons atgGCGCGCCTCAACCCCTCCAAACCCAGCTCCCGCGGAGGCAAGCCGAGGTCCTCCTCCGCGGACGCCATGGCGGAGCACAAGCCGCTGCCGGGGCGGCCGAAGCGGGAGGGGGAAGGGGCGAGCAAGAGGAAGGCCAAGTCGGGCGGGTTCGAGTCGATGGGGCTGTGCGAGGAGGTGTACCGCGGGGTGCGCCACAAGGGGTACCGCGTGCCCACCCCCATCCAGCGGAAGGCCATGCCGCTCATCCTCGCCGGCCACGACATCGCCGCCATGGCGCGCACGGGCTCCGGGAAGACCGCCGCCTTCCTCGTGCCCATGAtccagcgcctccgccgccacgacgCGGGCGCCGGCATCCGCGCGCTCATCCTCTCGCCGACCCGCGACCTCGCCACGCAGACGCTCAAGTTCGCGCAGCAGCTCGGGAAGTTCACTG ATCTAAAGATTAGCCTGATTGTTGGTGGAGATAGCATGGAGAGTCAGTTTGAGGAATTGGCAGAAAATCCGGATATCATAATTGCAACACCTGGCAGACTCGTGCACCATCTGGCGGAGGTTGAGGACTTGAATCTTCGGACAGTGGAATATGTTGTGTTTGATGAGGCAGATTCCCTCTTTAGCTTGGGGTTAATCCAGCAGCTGCATGACATTCTACATAAGCTGAGTGATACACGACAAACATTGCTCTTCAGCGCCACCTTGCCACAAGCCCTTGCAGATTTTGCAAAAGCTGGTCTACGTGACCCACAAATTGTAAGACTTGATTTGGACAAAAAGATCAGTCCTGATCTTAAACTTGCCTTTTTCACGCTGCGTCAGGAGGAGAAATTAGCTGCTTTACTGTACTTGGTCAGGGAGCGAATCAGCTCTGAGGAACAGACAATAATATTTGTTTCAACCAAGCATCATGTGGAGTTCCTAAATATTCTGTTCCGGGAGGAGGGCTTAGAACCTTCCCTTTCCTATGGTGCTATGGATCAAGAAGCCCGCAATATTCATATTTCAAAATTCAGGGCAAGGAAAACTATGATACTTATTGTGACAGATGTTGCTGCAAGGGGTCTGGATATTCCATTGCTTGATAATGTGGTGAACTGGGACTTCCCTGCAAAGCCTAAATTATTCGTTCATAGGGTTGGCAGAGTAGCTCGACAAGGTAGAAGTGGCACAGCATATACTTTTGTCACTTCGGAGGACATGGCATATTTATTGGACCTACATCTTTTCCTTTCAAAGCCTCTTAGACCTGCTCCAACAGAGGAGGAACTTCTGAAGGATATGGAGGGAATGAATTTAAAAATTGATCGTGCTCTTGCAAATGGAGAAACTGTGTATGGGCGTTTTCCTCAGACAATCATTGATCTTGTATCTGATGGAATAAAAGAAGTCATCAATGGATGTACAGATCTAATTGCATTGGAAAAGCCATGCACTAATGCTTTCCATTTGTATCTGAAGACTCGTCCAATGCCTTCAACAGAATCAATCAGAAGGGTAAAAGATTTGCCTCGTGAAGGTCTTCATCCAATTTTCAGGGACGTACTTGGGTCAGATGAGCTTTCAGCTCTTGCATTCTCGGAACGCTTGAAATCATTTCG GCCGAAGCAGACGATTTTAGAGGCTGAAGGTGAAGCTGCTAGG GGTTCAAATCAATGGCTAGatgtgatgaagaagaaaagagaagtgcATGAGGGAATTATAAATTTAGTACATCAAAAGAATAATGTTGATCATGAGCCAAAG GAAGAATTGGTAGAGAATATTTCAAACTGGGAGAGAAAAG ATGTTTGTGGTAATAAGCGGAAGTTACAGAGCTTTAGAGATGAGGAATACTACATAAGTTCAGTGCCTCAAAACCAA CATTTGGAAGCTGGACTGTCAGTGAGGGCCAACGAAGGATTTGTTGAAAATAG ATTGGATGCTGCTGTTCTTGATCTAGTTGATGATGAAACTTCTGGTATGCAAGCACAGAAAACTCGATATCACTGGAAAAAG AACAAGTTTGTCAAGTTAAATAGTGGGGATCGTGTCACTGCCACAGGAAAG ATTAAGACAGAAAGTGGTGCGAAGTTAAAGCCAACAAAAACAGGGATATACAAGAAATGGCAACAGAAGACACATAGATCTATCGATACTGGTAGAAAATTTGGTGGCTTTGCAGAAGAGGGTGCATCCACGACAG GTAGCCATCAAAGAGGAAACAGAAAACACACTGCAGTGGGACGGGGGCGTCGCTATATACCGAACGCCGACGTACCGTCTGAGATTAGAAATCCCGAACAAATACAGAAGAGCAGGCAGCAAAAAGCAATGGATATTGCCCGCATGAAGAACAGATCCACAAAAGAGAGTAAATTCCAGAAATTCCAGAAGAACAACAGGAGGCACGATGGACCCTTGAAAGATGGCAAATTCCAGAAGAACAGGAGACCGGATGGCAATGGAAAGAACAGGAGACCGGATGGCAATGGAAAGGGACGGGGGAAAGGCAAAGGAAATGCAAATGGATTTGGTAAAGGGAAGGGAAAAATGAAAGGGAAGGGCACAAGGTGA